A stretch of Sulfurimonas xiamenensis DNA encodes these proteins:
- the dusB gene encoding tRNA dihydrouridine synthase DusB codes for MTKSISFDKPIYVLAPLAGYTDLPFRSVVKKFGADLTVSEMLSSNALAHGSAKTLHMIQKSTNEDPYSVQIAGADVNVVRKAVEILNEQEGIDIIDLNCGCPVPKVVGHGSGSSLLLDLSLMGDIIKTIKETSNKKLTSVKIRLGFEKKNHIEIAKRVEDCGADFLAVHGRTRMGKFKAPVDYDAIKEIKEAINIPVIANGDIDSYEKAKWVLEHTGADGVMIGRGAVGAPWIFHQLKTGTKDIDKNIKHDIIMEHFDKMIEFYGSHGVPMFRKHTHTYSKGYRGASALRDSVNRISDIKEYRAVIDDFFCSNEIIC; via the coding sequence ATGACTAAAAGTATATCCTTTGATAAACCAATATATGTTTTAGCACCTCTTGCGGGCTATACGGATCTGCCTTTTAGGAGTGTGGTTAAAAAATTTGGAGCTGATTTGACTGTAAGTGAAATGCTTAGTTCAAATGCTTTGGCTCACGGATCTGCTAAAACACTTCATATGATACAAAAAAGCACAAATGAAGATCCATATTCTGTTCAAATTGCAGGAGCAGATGTAAATGTTGTGCGTAAAGCAGTTGAGATTTTAAATGAGCAAGAGGGAATAGATATTATTGACCTAAATTGCGGCTGTCCCGTGCCAAAAGTAGTTGGTCACGGAAGCGGAAGCTCACTTCTTTTAGATCTTTCTTTAATGGGTGATATTATAAAAACTATCAAAGAGACCTCAAACAAAAAGCTAACAAGTGTAAAGATAAGACTGGGCTTTGAGAAGAAAAATCATATTGAAATAGCAAAGAGAGTTGAAGATTGCGGAGCCGATTTTTTAGCGGTTCATGGAAGAACACGCATGGGAAAATTCAAAGCGCCGGTTGATTATGATGCTATAAAAGAGATCAAAGAGGCTATAAATATACCGGTTATCGCAAACGGTGATATAGACTCTTATGAGAAGGCAAAGTGGGTTTTAGAACACACAGGAGCAGACGGAGTCATGATCGGAAGAGGTGCTGTCGGTGCTCCTTGGATATTCCATCAGCTTAAAACAGGAACTAAAGATATTGACAAAAATATTAAGCATGATATAATCATGGAGCACTTTGATAAGATGATAGAGTTTTATGGTTCTCATGGAGTACCCATGTTTAGAAAGCATACTCATACTTACTCTAAAGGTTACCGAGGTGCATCAGCACTTAGGGACAGTGTAAACCGTATATCAGATATAAAAGAATACCGTGCTGTCATAGATGACTTTTTTTGTAGTAATGAGATAATTTGTTAA
- a CDS encoding sulfite exporter TauE/SafE family protein has translation MIELIFLGVGVGFLSGFFGIGGGTILVPSLLLLGYQIKDAIGISVVQMVFSSIYGSYLNNKKKTLDVPMVLTIGIGGFCGAFLSGFIASGFDDKTLEIIFLFFAFFALSRLFFKTKIGAVQKDVNKFILFFIGVVLGIVSMLIGVGGSVLLVPILVGFLHVDLKKAISAGLFFVVFSSISGLISHSLSREIDFFSGITIGLASLFGVYVGILLKDKVDAVLQKKLLVVFYLFIVIYLMQRIFF, from the coding sequence ATGATAGAATTGATTTTTTTGGGTGTTGGTGTAGGTTTTTTATCTGGTTTTTTCGGCATTGGCGGAGGGACAATACTTGTTCCATCGCTTTTGTTATTGGGCTATCAGATTAAGGATGCAATCGGTATTTCTGTAGTGCAAATGGTCTTTAGTTCTATCTATGGCAGTTATCTAAACAACAAAAAGAAAACATTAGATGTTCCAATGGTTCTCACAATAGGTATCGGTGGGTTTTGTGGTGCATTTTTAAGTGGATTTATTGCTTCTGGTTTTGATGATAAAACATTAGAAATAATTTTTTTATTTTTTGCTTTTTTTGCTCTAAGCAGACTCTTTTTTAAAACAAAAATAGGTGCGGTTCAAAAAGATGTAAACAAATTTATTTTGTTTTTTATAGGAGTTGTTTTGGGCATTGTAAGTATGCTCATTGGTGTTGGCGGGAGTGTACTTTTAGTACCGATTTTGGTTGGATTTTTACATGTAGATCTTAAAAAAGCTATATCTGCGGGTCTATTTTTTGTAGTTTTTTCATCTATTTCAGGTCTTATTTCTCACTCATTAAGTAGAGAGATAGATTTTTTTAGTGGTATAACCATAGGATTGGCATCTCTTTTTGGTGTTTATGTCGGTATTTTACTTAAAGATAAAGTTGATGCAGTATTGCAAAAAAAACTATTAGTAGTTTTTTATCTTTTTATTGTTATATACTTAATGCAGAGAATATTTTTTTAG
- the accD gene encoding acetyl-CoA carboxylase, carboxyltransferase subunit beta produces MNLLSIFSRNKNQKQPVKSEAPAHWVKCKSCQSLMYYKEVENQKHVCPKCGYHIRIGVKERIELLADEGTFVEYDDNLKPVDPLEFVDKISYKQRLEDAAKKTGKNSSVVSGECEMNGVAAQLVIFDFAFMGGSLGSVEGEKIVRAVNRAIEKRHGLIILSASGGARMQESTFSLLQMSKTSAALAKLANHNLPYISVLTDPTMGGVSASFATLGDIIIAEPGALIGFAGQRVIEQTIGSALPDGFQRAEFLLEKGSIDMVVNRNNLKQTLSDLLTLLKVA; encoded by the coding sequence TTGAACCTCTTAAGCATTTTTTCTAGAAATAAAAATCAAAAACAGCCAGTAAAGAGTGAAGCTCCTGCTCACTGGGTTAAATGTAAATCTTGTCAATCTTTGATGTATTACAAAGAGGTGGAAAATCAAAAACATGTTTGTCCTAAATGTGGTTATCATATTAGAATAGGAGTTAAAGAGAGAATCGAACTTTTAGCAGATGAAGGAACATTTGTAGAGTATGATGATAATTTAAAACCTGTAGATCCTTTAGAGTTTGTAGATAAAATATCTTATAAGCAAAGGCTTGAAGATGCTGCAAAAAAAACAGGTAAAAATTCATCTGTTGTAAGCGGCGAATGTGAAATGAATGGCGTTGCAGCACAGCTTGTTATATTCGATTTTGCTTTTATGGGCGGCTCTTTAGGCTCTGTTGAGGGTGAAAAAATTGTTCGTGCTGTTAATCGTGCCATAGAGAAAAGACATGGTTTAATAATACTTAGTGCAAGCGGTGGTGCTAGAATGCAGGAGAGTACTTTTTCACTTCTTCAAATGAGTAAAACTTCTGCAGCTTTAGCAAAACTGGCAAATCATAATCTTCCATATATTTCAGTTCTTACTGACCCTACAATGGGTGGAGTAAGTGCTTCATTTGCAACACTTGGTGATATCATTATAGCTGAACCAGGCGCTCTTATCGGTTTTGCAGGACAGAGAGTTATTGAACAGACAATCGGCTCTGCTCTTCCGGATGGATTTCAACGCGCAGAGTTTTTGCTTGAAAAGGGCTCCATTGACATGGTTGTAAATAGAAATAATCTTAAGCAAACACTTTCAGATCTTTTAACACTTCTAAAAGTTGCATAA
- the dksA gene encoding RNA polymerase-binding protein DksA: MQDSELKYFKEILESRKEQIIKNINSVYAELDELGLLELNDEGDHASADNNSMVENAIVKQQEKELKEINVTLAKIAAREYGVCEMCEDLIGFQRLKVKPHAIYCKDCREIVEKSESK, translated from the coding sequence GTGCAAGATAGTGAGCTAAAATACTTTAAAGAAATATTAGAAAGTAGAAAAGAACAGATAATAAAAAATATTAATAGTGTATATGCTGAGTTAGATGAGTTAGGTTTGCTAGAATTAAATGATGAAGGTGATCATGCGTCGGCGGACAATAACTCAATGGTAGAAAATGCAATAGTAAAACAACAAGAAAAAGAGTTAAAAGAGATCAATGTAACATTGGCAAAAATTGCAGCGCGTGAATATGGAGTATGTGAAATGTGTGAGGACCTTATTGGGTTTCAAAGATTAAAAGTTAAGCCTCATGCGATATACTGTAAAGATTGTAGAGAGATCGTAGAAAAATCAGAATCTAAATAA
- a CDS encoding 23S rRNA (pseudouridine(1915)-N(3))-methyltransferase RlmH translates to MNIEIVSIAKKERSTYDPLYKELIKMISRFAKVDDTELFNKDVTKAHTISPEASKQAYSKLLEPYISKGFNIILHPDGKIVDSYEFSKLLDDKIAIKFFIGGAYGFEDKFLKKSDVVISLGNITMSHKIAKVVLLEQIYRGFSILSNHPYHK, encoded by the coding sequence ATGAATATAGAGATAGTCTCAATTGCAAAAAAAGAGCGCTCTACCTATGATCCTCTCTATAAAGAGCTTATAAAGATGATTTCTCGCTTTGCAAAAGTTGATGATACGGAACTTTTTAACAAAGATGTAACAAAAGCACACACTATCTCACCGGAAGCCTCTAAACAGGCATATTCAAAACTTTTAGAACCTTATATATCAAAAGGTTTTAATATAATATTGCATCCGGATGGGAAAATAGTTGATAGTTATGAATTTAGTAAGCTATTAGATGATAAAATTGCGATTAAATTTTTTATAGGCGGAGCTTATGGCTTTGAAGACAAGTTTTTAAAAAAAAGTGATGTCGTAATAAGTTTGGGAAATATAACTATGAGTCATAAGATTGCAAAAGTAGTTTTGCTTGAACAGATTTATAGAGGTTTTTCAATTTTAAGCAACCACCCATATCATAAATAA
- a CDS encoding glutamate synthase subunit beta codes for MREYLTIERVEAKKRLVVERTKDFGEIYEVFDKSEAATQSERCIQCGDPFCLNKCPLHNYIPQWLKAISEKDLEFAFKLSNEPSPFPEVMGRVCPHDRLCEGDCTLNDGHGAITIGSVETHITEEGFKAGYKPEFPGITTDKKVAIIGSGPAGLSAATYLLRSGIAVTMYERSDRAGGLLTYGIPNFKLDKKIVERRVKYLIEAGMELVLGCEVGKDIAFEEIADKHDAMFIGVGATKAKKASINGEQAPNVYKAMDYLTAIQRKNFKQSYDKKFDFKDKNVVVIGGGDTAMDCLRTAKREGAKSVTCLYRRDAHNMPGSQKEYKNAMEEGVDFIFFVSPKEIVLNDKGNAIAVELIKTTLGAKDESGRQKMEEIKGSEHRISADVIIMSLGFNPEIPSFLAENGIETNKWGGIVINENTHETTTSGIYAGGDCYRGADLVVTAAYDGREAARSIVKSLFK; via the coding sequence ATGAGAGAGTATTTAACAATTGAAAGAGTAGAAGCAAAAAAAAGATTAGTCGTAGAGAGAACAAAAGATTTTGGAGAGATTTACGAAGTTTTTGACAAGAGTGAAGCTGCAACACAAAGCGAGAGATGTATTCAGTGCGGAGACCCGTTTTGTCTCAACAAATGCCCGCTTCACAACTATATCCCGCAATGGCTAAAGGCTATAAGTGAGAAAGATTTAGAGTTTGCTTTTAAACTCTCAAACGAGCCATCTCCATTTCCTGAAGTTATGGGTAGAGTCTGCCCGCATGACAGACTCTGCGAAGGCGATTGTACTTTAAATGACGGTCATGGTGCTATTACAATCGGTTCAGTGGAAACACACATTACAGAAGAGGGATTTAAAGCAGGATATAAACCTGAATTTCCAGGAATAACAACTGATAAAAAAGTTGCAATTATCGGAAGTGGACCGGCTGGACTCTCGGCTGCAACCTATCTTTTGCGTTCAGGAATAGCAGTGACTATGTATGAGAGAAGCGATAGAGCAGGCGGACTTTTAACATATGGTATTCCAAATTTTAAGCTTGACAAGAAAATAGTTGAGCGCCGTGTAAAATATCTTATCGAAGCAGGCATGGAGCTTGTGCTTGGGTGTGAAGTAGGCAAAGATATAGCTTTTGAAGAGATTGCAGATAAACATGATGCAATGTTTATAGGTGTCGGTGCTACAAAAGCCAAAAAAGCTTCTATCAACGGAGAACAAGCACCAAATGTTTACAAAGCAATGGATTATTTAACAGCGATTCAGAGAAAAAATTTTAAACAATCTTATGATAAAAAATTTGATTTTAAAGATAAAAATGTTGTTGTAATCGGCGGTGGAGACACAGCTATGGATTGTTTAAGAACTGCTAAGAGAGAGGGTGCAAAAAGTGTTACCTGTCTATATAGACGCGATGCTCACAATATGCCAGGAAGTCAAAAAGAGTATAAAAATGCAATGGAAGAGGGAGTTGATTTTATATTTTTTGTCTCCCCTAAAGAAATTGTTCTTAATGACAAAGGCAATGCAATTGCAGTAGAGTTAATTAAAACTACTCTTGGAGCAAAAGATGAGAGCGGCCGTCAAAAGATGGAGGAGATTAAAGGGAGTGAACACAGAATAAGTGCTGATGTAATAATCATGTCTTTAGGTTTTAATCCAGAAATCCCGTCATTTTTAGCAGAAAATGGTATAGAAACAAACAAGTGGGGCGGGATTGTTATTAATGAAAATACGCATGAGACTACAACTTCTGGAATTTATGCGGGAGGTGACTGTTATAGAGGTGCTGATTTGGTTGTAACAGCAGCTTACGACGGTCGTGAAGCGGCAAGAAGCATAGTGAAGTCTTTGTTTAAATAA
- a CDS encoding thiamine phosphate synthase — translation MRLYALCDQDLLDKREISIEDYIRIAIEQKAEIIQYRNKNANKQFIKEQLIKIRNIYDGFLIVNDAYELVEFCDGVHVGQEDLKTIDNDPVRAVKTLREIIKKDKILGISTHSKAEVLQANEMELNYIGLGAYRNTNTKNDISTILGEELDEIASLSRHFVAAIGGVQKSDKFSNVTYHVIGSGLLS, via the coding sequence ATGCGTCTTTACGCACTATGTGACCAAGATCTTCTAGATAAAAGAGAAATCTCAATAGAAGATTATATTCGCATTGCAATAGAGCAAAAAGCAGAGATAATCCAATACCGCAATAAAAATGCAAATAAGCAGTTTATAAAAGAACAGCTTATTAAAATCAGAAATATATATGATGGTTTTTTGATTGTAAACGATGCATATGAACTTGTAGAGTTTTGCGACGGTGTGCATGTCGGGCAAGAGGATTTAAAAACTATTGACAATGATCCAGTCAGAGCGGTAAAAACTTTAAGAGAAATTATTAAAAAAGATAAAATATTAGGCATCTCTACACACAGTAAAGCAGAGGTATTGCAAGCTAATGAGATGGAGTTAAATTATATTGGTTTAGGGGCATATAGAAATACAAATACAAAAAATGACATATCAACAATTCTTGGAGAAGAGCTGGATGAAATTGCTTCATTATCCAGACATTTTGTAGCTGCAATCGGAGGTGTTCAAAAAAGTGATAAATTTTCAAATGTTACATATCATGTCATAGGAAGTGGGCTTTTATCATGA
- the gltB gene encoding glutamate synthase large subunit — protein MVEHHDLLRSFKDNCGFGLVANIKNIASHKVLNDAVTALERMMHRGAVAADGKTGDGSGLLFSLPEEFLRKEATKKGIELPKQFAVASVFTKDKKHLDIIEEISEANDLKIVLQRDVPIDSNALGEQALASLPNIVQLFIIPNSIMATNRFDALLYLSRKESEHKLADDKDFYIASMSSKVLSYKGLVMPTHIKEFYKDLQDENFKISFSLFHQRFSTNTLPEWRLAQPFRAVAHNGEINSVEGNRFNVEIKSESIKSEVFTDEEIQRLLPILQPRSSDSASADNFFEFLLVNGMDFFKAVRAVIPAAWQNAPHMDPELRAFYEFQSTVFEAWDGPAAFSVTDGRYVGCVLDRNGLRPSKYIITKDDTLLIASEYGVVDIPEKDIKERGRLQSGEMIGLDLKFGKIFKNSDINDYLKSSNSYMKWLNEHMIYLQEHVVDQYMSDSEYTKEELVARQRYFNITHEVIEQVIEPMILEGKEAVGSMGDDTPLAAFSNKQRAFSDFFKQKFAQVTNPPIDPIREKVVMSLNTGFGEVHNILDEVPFHAHRLKSVSPIITSEKLTILKSFGDKKSPSYQDFYRNKTFSTAYEKDLKKSLDVLVENVINSVKNEGTRIIILDDSDFSKTKKIIPMAMAIGCLNIALLKAKVRHLASMVAVSGEVYDSHSAAVLIGYGANAIHPKLLAETVIEHTKRSNAISVDCSVALKAVHGSLNAGILKIMSKMGISTIASYRNSGLFDVMGLSREIVNECFGASNSALNGLDYNDIDERLTKYHKDAFQESGFNKIFPLNIGGYYKFYSGQEHHDFGPEIIHAIHATAESGSKKDYEKLRDLVNRRGLKFIRDFFEIKSNRKPIDISEVEPKEEIFKRFASAAMSLGSISPEAHETIAIAMNRIGAQSNCGEGGEDPERFKTERNSKIKQVASGRFGVTPAYLRSAEEIQIKVAQGAKPGEGGQLPGHKVSALIAKLRHTVPGVTLISPPPHHDIYSIEDLAQLIFDVKQVNPKARVAVKLVSTIGVGTIAAGVAKAYADKIIISGGDGGTGAAPLTSIKFAGNPWELGLSEAHNALKANNLRKVVELQTDGGLKSGLDVVKAALLGAESYGFGTGVLTIVGCKMLRICHVNKCSVGIATQNEKLRQEFFKGHVDQLINYFTLLAEDIRSIMAELGFKTMQEMIGRSDLLKVVDNDFAQKFDFSAVLHQEDGTNTHQQKFNPPFDKNDFEKDVLKEAMSAIKHPEYPVRISRNITNVNRSFGALISGEIAEYYGDKGLSSDTIRINLTGISGQALGAFLIHGVSIYLNGVANDYIGKGMHGGKIVITSKNSGEEFAAGGNTCLYGATGGKLYISGSVGERFAVRNSGALAIVEGTGDNACEYMTGGVVVILGRTGINFGAGMTGGISFVYDEEHKFVENVNRELVELVRIDTDETDEARHYLKKLLKDYVVETQSKKAKELLDNFRVEVRNFWLVKPKNLTKLPMNLEIGD, from the coding sequence ATGGTTGAACATCATGATTTATTGAGATCATTTAAAGATAATTGTGGTTTCGGGCTTGTTGCTAATATTAAAAATATAGCATCGCACAAAGTTTTAAATGATGCAGTTACGGCATTGGAAAGAATGATGCACCGGGGTGCAGTAGCGGCAGACGGTAAAACCGGAGATGGAAGCGGTCTTCTTTTTTCACTTCCGGAAGAATTTCTTCGTAAAGAGGCAACAAAAAAGGGTATTGAGCTGCCAAAACAGTTTGCAGTTGCTTCAGTTTTTACTAAAGATAAAAAACACTTAGATATTATAGAAGAAATTTCTGAAGCAAATGATTTAAAAATTGTTCTTCAAAGAGATGTTCCAATAGACTCAAATGCACTTGGAGAGCAGGCCTTGGCTTCTCTCCCAAATATTGTTCAACTATTCATAATTCCAAACTCAATTATGGCTACAAATAGATTTGATGCACTTCTATATTTATCACGCAAAGAGAGCGAGCATAAACTAGCAGATGACAAAGATTTTTATATAGCATCTATGAGCTCAAAAGTTCTTTCATACAAAGGGCTTGTAATGCCTACGCATATAAAAGAGTTCTATAAGGATCTTCAAGATGAGAATTTTAAAATCTCATTTTCACTCTTTCACCAAAGATTTTCAACAAATACATTGCCGGAGTGGAGGCTTGCTCAGCCGTTTCGCGCAGTTGCTCATAACGGCGAAATTAACTCTGTTGAGGGGAACCGCTTCAATGTAGAGATAAAATCTGAATCTATAAAAAGTGAAGTTTTTACAGATGAAGAGATTCAAAGATTGCTTCCTATCTTACAGCCAAGATCTTCAGATAGCGCTTCAGCTGATAACTTTTTTGAGTTTTTGCTTGTAAACGGCATGGACTTTTTTAAAGCAGTGCGCGCGGTTATTCCTGCAGCTTGGCAAAATGCTCCGCACATGGACCCTGAACTTCGTGCATTTTATGAGTTTCAATCTACCGTTTTTGAAGCGTGGGACGGACCTGCAGCATTCTCCGTGACAGATGGAAGATATGTTGGATGTGTGCTTGATAGAAACGGGCTTCGCCCATCAAAATATATCATTACAAAAGATGATACGCTTCTTATAGCAAGCGAGTACGGTGTTGTCGATATTCCTGAAAAAGATATTAAAGAGAGAGGGCGTCTTCAATCAGGAGAGATGATAGGACTTGATCTTAAATTTGGAAAAATTTTTAAAAACAGTGATATTAATGATTATTTAAAAAGCTCAAACTCATATATGAAATGGCTTAATGAGCATATGATTTATCTTCAAGAGCATGTTGTAGACCAATATATGTCAGATTCAGAGTACACAAAAGAGGAGCTTGTCGCTAGACAGAGATACTTCAATATTACACATGAGGTAATAGAGCAGGTTATAGAGCCGATGATTTTAGAGGGCAAAGAGGCTGTCGGTTCCATGGGAGACGATACACCGCTTGCAGCTTTTTCAAATAAACAAAGAGCATTTAGTGATTTTTTTAAACAAAAATTTGCTCAGGTTACAAATCCTCCTATTGACCCGATTAGAGAAAAAGTTGTTATGAGTTTAAATACGGGTTTTGGCGAAGTTCACAATATACTTGATGAAGTTCCGTTTCACGCGCACCGTCTTAAATCTGTTTCTCCTATTATTACAAGCGAAAAGTTAACTATTTTAAAATCATTCGGAGATAAAAAATCTCCGAGTTATCAGGATTTTTATCGCAATAAAACATTCTCTACTGCATATGAGAAGGATTTGAAAAAGTCATTGGATGTATTGGTAGAAAATGTTATTAATTCAGTAAAAAATGAAGGCACAAGAATTATTATACTTGATGATAGCGATTTTAGCAAAACAAAGAAAATTATTCCGATGGCAATGGCTATCGGATGTCTTAATATCGCTTTGTTAAAAGCAAAAGTACGCCATCTTGCATCTATGGTTGCAGTGAGCGGTGAAGTATATGACTCCCATAGTGCTGCTGTTCTTATAGGTTACGGCGCAAATGCGATTCATCCCAAACTTTTAGCTGAAACAGTTATTGAACATACTAAAAGATCTAATGCAATTAGCGTGGATTGCAGTGTAGCATTAAAAGCTGTTCACGGCTCACTAAATGCGGGAATACTTAAAATCATGTCTAAAATGGGTATTTCAACTATAGCTTCATATAGAAATTCAGGTCTTTTTGATGTAATGGGTCTTAGTCGTGAGATAGTAAATGAGTGCTTTGGCGCTTCAAACTCTGCACTAAACGGACTTGATTATAACGATATAGATGAGAGACTTACAAAGTATCACAAAGATGCTTTTCAAGAGAGTGGATTCAATAAGATATTTCCTTTAAATATAGGCGGATACTATAAATTTTATAGCGGTCAAGAGCATCATGATTTTGGACCTGAGATTATTCATGCTATTCATGCAACAGCAGAGAGCGGAAGTAAAAAAGATTATGAAAAATTAAGAGATTTGGTAAACAGAAGAGGATTGAAATTTATTCGTGATTTCTTTGAGATAAAGTCGAACAGAAAACCGATTGATATCTCTGAAGTTGAGCCAAAAGAGGAAATATTTAAAAGATTTGCTTCTGCAGCTATGAGTCTTGGTTCTATAAGTCCTGAGGCGCATGAGACAATTGCTATAGCTATGAATAGAATCGGAGCACAATCAAACTGTGGAGAGGGTGGAGAAGATCCAGAGCGTTTTAAAACAGAAAGAAATTCAAAAATAAAGCAGGTTGCTTCAGGGCGTTTTGGAGTAACTCCTGCATATCTTAGAAGTGCTGAAGAGATTCAGATAAAAGTCGCTCAAGGTGCAAAACCGGGTGAAGGTGGACAGCTTCCTGGACATAAAGTATCGGCACTTATCGCAAAACTTCGCCACACAGTTCCGGGTGTTACGCTTATTTCCCCTCCGCCTCATCATGATATCTACTCGATTGAGGATTTGGCACAGCTTATTTTTGATGTAAAGCAGGTAAATCCAAAAGCAAGAGTTGCGGTTAAGTTGGTTTCAACTATCGGTGTTGGAACAATTGCTGCAGGTGTTGCTAAAGCGTATGCAGATAAGATTATTATATCCGGCGGAGACGGCGGAACAGGTGCTGCACCTCTGACTTCCATCAAATTTGCAGGAAATCCTTGGGAACTTGGTCTTAGCGAAGCGCATAATGCACTAAAAGCAAATAATCTTAGAAAAGTTGTTGAACTTCAAACAGACGGAGGTTTGAAATCTGGTCTGGATGTGGTAAAAGCAGCACTACTTGGTGCTGAGAGCTATGGTTTTGGAACTGGAGTCTTAACTATCGTAGGTTGTAAAATGCTTAGAATATGTCATGTAAATAAGTGTTCGGTGGGTATTGCTACGCAAAATGAAAAACTTCGTCAAGAGTTTTTTAAAGGACATGTCGATCAGCTTATAAACTATTTTACACTTTTAGCCGAAGATATCCGTTCTATTATGGCAGAACTCGGATTTAAAACAATGCAGGAGATGATTGGAAGAAGTGATTTGTTGAAAGTCGTAGATAACGATTTTGCTCAAAAATTTGATTTTAGTGCAGTTTTACATCAAGAAGATGGAACAAATACACATCAACAAAAATTCAATCCTCCATTTGACAAAAATGATTTTGAAAAAGATGTATTAAAAGAGGCAATGAGCGCTATCAAGCATCCTGAGTATCCGGTAAGAATAAGCAGAAATATTACAAATGTAAATAGAAGTTTTGGTGCGCTTATTAGTGGTGAAATAGCCGAATATTATGGTGATAAAGGTTTAAGCTCTGATACGATTAGAATTAATCTAACAGGTATTTCAGGACAAGCACTCGGTGCATTTTTGATTCATGGGGTATCAATATACTTAAATGGTGTAGCAAATGACTATATTGGAAAAGGTATGCATGGCGGTAAGATAGTAATTACCTCTAAAAACAGCGGCGAAGAGTTTGCTGCGGGAGGAAATACATGTCTTTACGGCGCAACTGGCGGAAAACTTTATATCTCAGGAAGTGTGGGTGAGAGATTTGCAGTTCGAAATTCTGGAGCGCTTGCAATTGTTGAAGGAACAGGCGACAATGCCTGCGAGTATATGACAGGCGGTGTTGTAGTAATATTAGGTCGTACTGGAATAAACTTTGGTGCGGGTATGACAGGCGGAATCAGTTTTGTTTATGATGAAGAGCATAAATTTGTAGAAAATGTAAATCGTGAATTAGTAGAGCTTGTAAGAATCGATACGGATGAAACCGATGAAGCAAGACACTATCTTAAAAAACTTCTTAAAGATTATGTTGTTGAGACTCAGAGCAAAAAAGCAAAAGAGCTGCTTGATAATTTTAGAGTAGAAGTAAGAAATTTCTGGCTGGTAAAACCTAAAAATCTAACAAAATTGCCTATGAACTTAGAGATCGGAGATTAA
- the fliN gene encoding flagellar motor switch protein FliN — protein MDYSGLLDVEVDFVSELGRIELSIEEILKLTKGSIIDLKKPAGGDIESYINGHLLGKGEVIVSDKNLAVRINEILDPNTVLDNFAEEKR, from the coding sequence ATAGATTATTCAGGGTTATTAGATGTAGAAGTTGACTTTGTATCTGAACTTGGCAGAATTGAACTCTCAATCGAAGAAATTTTAAAACTGACAAAAGGTTCTATTATAGATCTAAAAAAGCCGGCTGGCGGAGACATTGAATCATATATTAACGGCCATCTCTTAGGTAAAGGTGAAGTCATTGTAAGTGACAAAAATCTTGCAGTGAGAATAAATGAAATTTTAGATCCAAATACAGTTTTAGATAATTTTGCAGAAGAAAAGCGATGA